The Megachile rotundata isolate GNS110a chromosome 3, iyMegRotu1, whole genome shotgun sequence genome includes a window with the following:
- the LOC100878741 gene encoding allantoinase, mitochondrial isoform X3 — MGRIRYGYESSSCWRSYNNCRYALVMQYYISTSYCYLLLKTTDSNNQLCRNSIPPTTTVNNLRIKAAKARGKIYVDLAFWGGVIPGNQKDMQSLVQAGVVGFKCFLCPSGVDEFPHVNEKDVQEALAELKSTKSVLAFHAEYESECTTPTGDPSCFRTFVQSRPHEMEVSAIKMICQWCKASNVRCHIVHLSTAEALDLIKEAKQCGAPLTAETCHHYLLFSSEEVPKGATEFKCCPPIRDKMNQDKLWRGLQDRVLDMVVSDHSPCVEELKTKGNFLTAWGGISSLQFGLSLLWTAAKSKNVKLTQISSWLSSGPARLCGLDNRKGSLSVGMDADVVVWDPEKKFKVTREQILFKNKLTPYENKVLYGKVEATILGGEYIYRDNQLCEKPIAKKAISVLFVYKP, encoded by the exons ATGGGAAGGATTCGTTACGGCTACGAAAGCAGCAGCTGCTGGAGGAGTTACAACAATTGCAGATATGCCCTTGTAATGCAGTACTATATATCTACTTCTTATTGTTATTTACTATTAAAAACTACTGATAGTAATAATCAATTATGCAGGAATTCTATACCACCAACTACTACAGTGAATAATCTCAGAATAAAAGCAGCCAAAGCTCGTGGAAAGATATATGTGGATCTAGCATTCTGGGGTGGAGTGATTCCAGGAAATCag AAAGATATGCAGTCACTGGTGCAAGCTGGTGTAGTGGGATTCAAATGCTTCCTCTGTCCAAGTGGGGTGGATGAGTTTCCCCATGTGAATGAAAAAGACGTTCAAGAAGCCTTAGCTGAATTGAAGTCCACTAAATCCGTACTCGCG TTTCATGCTGAATATGAATCTGAGTGTACAACCCCAACAGGAGACCCATCGTGCTTCAGGACTTTTGTACAATCTCGTCCTCACGAGATGGAAGTAAGCGCCATTAAAATGATCTGCCAGTGGTGCAAAGCATCTAA TGTGAGATGTCATATTGTACATTTATCGACTGCTGAAGCTTTGGATTTGATAAAAGAGGCAAAACAATGTGGAGCACCATTAACGGCGGAAACGTGCCACCACTATCTGCTATTCTCTTCAGAAGAAGTGCCAAAGGGAGCCACTGAATTCAAATGTTGTCCTCCAATTCGAGATAAAATGAATCAA GATAAATTATGGAGAGGCCTACAAGATAGAGTGCTAGATATGGTCGTTTCGGATCATTCTCCTTGtgtggaagaattgaaaacgaAGGGAAACTTTCTCACCGCTTGGGGCGGCATTTCATCGCTGCAATTTG GTTTGTCGTTGTTGTGGACCGCTGCGAAGTCAAAAAATGTGAAACTAACACAAATATCGTCGTGGTTGAGTTCTGGGCCTGCTAGATTATGTGGACTAGATAATCGTAAAGGTTCCTTGTCTGTGGGCATGGATGCGGACGTCGTAGTTTGGGACCCGGAGAAAAAGTTCAAG GTTACGAGAGAGCAGATTTTATTTAAGAATAAG CTAACACCATATGAAAACAAAGTACTTTATGGGAAAGTTGAGGCAACAATACTTGGCGGTGAATACATTTACAGAGATAATCAATTGTGCGAGAAACCTATTG CTAAGAAAGCGATATCAGTATTGTTCGTTTACAAACCTTAA
- the LOC100882511 gene encoding lanC-like protein 2 isoform X1: MDDNRHYNNPFEDYSNSSSKSFVNVATNEINENYKETLRVHTKRLLDRLKEKKHHWTYNDDCSVYTGTAGIAYMFFQYGKCFNEPAYIDEATELLRICVSKFRGKREVTFLTGIVGPIALSAVILNAQGNRDEAHNMISKIKSLSTYVLDECSDLPDELLYGRAGYLFSLLFINSNISPHPIEDELIKQVIALIIKSGNVYSASRKFKSPLMYAWHDSEYIGGAHGLAGILYMLLQARQYLTESQLTRDIKPALDFLQNLRYPSGNFPSSIGSHTDKLVHWCHGAPGMPMLFSLAYEIFQDNQYLNTALQCGEVVWARGLLKKGYGICHGVAGNAYTFLSLFQQTKDIKHLYRAARFAEWCMDYGKNQVRSPDRPFSLFEGLAGTIYFLIDMQHPATAKFPAYTV, from the exons ATGGATGATAATCGACATTATAATAATCCATTTGAAGATTATTCTAATTCTTCTTCGAAATCCTTTGTGAATGTTGCTACGAATGAG ATTAACGAAAATTATAAAGAAACGCTTCGAGTGCATACGAAGAGATTATTAGACCGGCTAAAGGAAAAAAAACATCATTGGACATATAATGATGATTGTTCTGTATATACTGGAACTGCAGGGATCGCATACATGTTTTTTCAATATGGGAAGTGTTTTAATGAACCAGCTTATATCGAT GAAGCAACAGAGTTATTACGAATATGTGTAAGTAAATTCAGAGGCAAAAGAGAAGTTACATTCTTAACTGGTATTGTGGGGCCAATAGCTCTGAGTGCAGTAATTCTTAATGCACAAGGCAACAGGGATGAAGCTCATAATATGATTTCAAA AATCAAGTCACTGTCTACATACGTTTTGGATGAATGTAGTGATTTGCCCGATGAATTACTTTATGGGAGGGCTGGATATTTATTCTCCCtcctatttataaattcaaatatatcTCCCCATCCTATAGAAGATGAACTTATCAAACag GTTATTGCACTCATAATTAAATCTGGAAATGTATATTCTGcttcaagaaaatttaaatcACCCTTAATGTATGCTTGGCATGATTCAGAGTACATTGGTGGTGCCCATGGTTTGGCTGGAATACTATACATGCTCTTACAG gcACGGCAGTATTTAACAGAGAGTCAACTGACAAGAGATATAAAACCAGCACTGGATTTTCTTCAAAACTTACGGTATCCTTCTGGAAATTTCCCATCCTCTATTGGAAGTCACACAGATAAACTGGTGCATTGGTGCCATGGTGCACCTGGAATGCCTATGTTATTTTCTTTGGCTTATGAG ATATTTCAAGATAATCAGTACTTAAACACAGCTCTACAATGTGGAGAAGTAGTTTGGGCAAGAGGTCTGCTTAAAAAAGGATATGGAATATGTCACGGAGTAGCTGGAAatgcttatacatttttatCTCTCTTCCAACAGACAAAG GATATAAAACATCTGTACAGAGCTGCTAGGTTTGCAGAGTGGTGTATGGATTATGGAAAAAATCAAGTTAGATCCCCTGATAGACCATTTTCATTATTCGAAG GTCTTGCTGGAACCATTTACTTTTTGATCGATATGCAACATCCGGCCACGGCAAAATTCCCGGCATATACTGTTTAA
- the LOC100882511 gene encoding glutathione S-transferase LANCL1 isoform X2, translating to MEIMLMEKIGYAAVIYWGYKFSRNTLYKIYNNFFSTACVDLYSMGKWAVVTGCSHGIGRAYVEALARMGLNIILVSPDTENLKAIAGNIESMYNVKTKVIKLDLSEGLETYNAIEKEMFGLEIGVLINNLGMSYPHPEYFLNLPHKEKIYMSIIHCNVVVVTNMCRILLPQMVVRGKGVIVNVASMVAVLPSPLLTVFAATKAYIVKFSKDLQIEYAKHGIKMDDNRHYNNPFEDYSNSSSKSFVNVATNEINENYKETLRVHTKRLLDRLKEKKHHWTYNDDCSVYTGTAGIAYMFFQYGKCFNEPAYIDEATELLRICVSKFRGKREVTFLTGIVGPIALSAVILNAQGNRDEAHNMISKIKSLSTYVLDECSDLPDELLYGRAGYLFSLLFINSNISPHPIEDELIKQVIALIIKSGNVYSASRKFKSPLMYAWHDSEYIGGAHGLAGILYMLLQARQYLTESQLTRDIKPALDFLQNLRYPSGNFPSSIGSHTDKLVHWCHGAPGMPMLFSLAYEIFQDNQYLNTALQCGEVVWARGLLKKGYGICHGVAGNAYTFLSLFQQTKDIKHLYRAARFAEWCMDYGKNQVRSPDRPFSLFEGLAGTIYFLIDMQHPATAKFPAYTV from the exons ATGGAAATAATGTTGATGGAAAAAATAGGTTATGCGGCGGTCATTTACTGGGGATACAAATTCTCTCGCAACACTCTATACAAAATCTACAATAACTTCTTTTCCACCGCGTGCGTGGATCTGTATTCGATGGGTAAATGGGCAGTAGTCACAGGATGTTCCCACGGAATAGGAAGAGCGTACGTCGAGGCTCTGGCAAGAATGGGGTTAAACATCATTCTCGTCAGTCCTGATACGGAAAACTTGAAGGCGATTGCTGGTAATATAGAGTCGATGTACAATGTGAAAACGAAAGTGATCAAGCTGGACTTATCCGAAGGCCTGGAAACGTATAACGCTATCGAGAAGGAGATGTTTGGTTTGGAAATAGGGGTGCTGATCAACAACCTGGGTATGTCGTACCCGCATCCGGAATATTTTCTGAATCTTCCTCACAAAGAGAAGATCTACATGAGCATCATACACTGCAACGTGGTAGTTGTCACGAACATGTGTCGCATTTTATTGCCACAAATGGTGGTCAGAGGGAAAGGAGTGATCGTGAACGTTGCCTCGATGGTGGCCGTATTGCCGAGTCCTCTCCTAACCGTATTCGCAGCCACGAAGGCGTACATAGTTAAATTCAGCAAGGACTTACAAATTGAATATGCTAAACATGGTATA AAAATGGATGATAATCGACATTATAATAATCCATTTGAAGATTATTCTAATTCTTCTTCGAAATCCTTTGTGAATGTTGCTACGAATGAG ATTAACGAAAATTATAAAGAAACGCTTCGAGTGCATACGAAGAGATTATTAGACCGGCTAAAGGAAAAAAAACATCATTGGACATATAATGATGATTGTTCTGTATATACTGGAACTGCAGGGATCGCATACATGTTTTTTCAATATGGGAAGTGTTTTAATGAACCAGCTTATATCGAT GAAGCAACAGAGTTATTACGAATATGTGTAAGTAAATTCAGAGGCAAAAGAGAAGTTACATTCTTAACTGGTATTGTGGGGCCAATAGCTCTGAGTGCAGTAATTCTTAATGCACAAGGCAACAGGGATGAAGCTCATAATATGATTTCAAA AATCAAGTCACTGTCTACATACGTTTTGGATGAATGTAGTGATTTGCCCGATGAATTACTTTATGGGAGGGCTGGATATTTATTCTCCCtcctatttataaattcaaatatatcTCCCCATCCTATAGAAGATGAACTTATCAAACag GTTATTGCACTCATAATTAAATCTGGAAATGTATATTCTGcttcaagaaaatttaaatcACCCTTAATGTATGCTTGGCATGATTCAGAGTACATTGGTGGTGCCCATGGTTTGGCTGGAATACTATACATGCTCTTACAG gcACGGCAGTATTTAACAGAGAGTCAACTGACAAGAGATATAAAACCAGCACTGGATTTTCTTCAAAACTTACGGTATCCTTCTGGAAATTTCCCATCCTCTATTGGAAGTCACACAGATAAACTGGTGCATTGGTGCCATGGTGCACCTGGAATGCCTATGTTATTTTCTTTGGCTTATGAG ATATTTCAAGATAATCAGTACTTAAACACAGCTCTACAATGTGGAGAAGTAGTTTGGGCAAGAGGTCTGCTTAAAAAAGGATATGGAATATGTCACGGAGTAGCTGGAAatgcttatacatttttatCTCTCTTCCAACAGACAAAG GATATAAAACATCTGTACAGAGCTGCTAGGTTTGCAGAGTGGTGTATGGATTATGGAAAAAATCAAGTTAGATCCCCTGATAGACCATTTTCATTATTCGAAG GTCTTGCTGGAACCATTTACTTTTTGATCGATATGCAACATCCGGCCACGGCAAAATTCCCGGCATATACTGTTTAA
- the LOC100878854 gene encoding uncharacterized protein LOC100878854: protein MELRTLLLLLSVIAVAVAFPQKDGQIFSNEAIKQAQNTYLIPKDATIQKVQEGIELAAYESIPGDQKINLFEILGEHVPPEVVNNLQAQIDQIGRNN from the coding sequence ATGGAACTCCGTacattgttattattgttatccGTGATAGCAGTAGCAGTAGCGTTTCCACAAAAAGATGGTCAAATTTTTAGCAACGAGGCTATAAAACAAGCGCAAAATACCTATCTCATTCCAAAAGATGCGACAATACAGAAAGTTCAAGAAGGTATTGAATTGGCTGCATACGAATCAATTCCTGGAGATCAGAAGATTAATCTTTTTGAAATCCTGGGAGAACACGTTCCTCCGGAAGTCGTGAACAATCTTCAGGCCCAGATCGATCAGATAGGACGAAATAATTAG
- the LOC100878741 gene encoding allantoinase isoform X1, giving the protein MSFQKVRAFFSQKVVLPHNVQPAVLIVKNGKIEKIIENVDKHVMESILQNYPDIAIENFGSLVLMPGVVDSHVHVNEPGRTEWEGFVTATKAAAAGGVTTIADMPLNSIPPTTTVNNLRIKAAKARGKIYVDLAFWGGVIPGNQKDMQSLVQAGVVGFKCFLCPSGVDEFPHVNEKDVQEALAELKSTKSVLAFHAEYESECTTPTGDPSCFRTFVQSRPHEMEVSAIKMICQWCKASNVRCHIVHLSTAEALDLIKEAKQCGAPLTAETCHHYLLFSSEEVPKGATEFKCCPPIRDKMNQDKLWRGLQDRVLDMVVSDHSPCVEELKTKGNFLTAWGGISSLQFGLSLLWTAAKSKNVKLTQISSWLSSGPARLCGLDNRKGSLSVGMDADVVVWDPEKKFKVTREQILFKNKLTPYENKVLYGKVEATILGGEYIYRDNQLCEKPIAKKAISVLFVYKP; this is encoded by the exons ATGAGTTTCCAGAAGGTCCGTGCCTTCTTTTCTCAAAAAGTCGTGTTACCTCATAACGTGCAACCAGCTGTATTGATAgtaaaaaatggtaaaatagaaaaaattatagaaaacgTTGACAAGCATGTGATGGAATCTATATTACAA AATTATCCTGATATTGCAATAGAGAATTTTGGTTCACTAGTTCTTATGCCTGGAGTTGTAGATTCGCATGTACATGTGAATGAACCAGGGAGAACGGAATGGGAAGGATTCGTTACGGCTACGAAAGCAGCAGCTGCTGGAGGAGTTACAACAATTGCAGATATGCCCTT GAATTCTATACCACCAACTACTACAGTGAATAATCTCAGAATAAAAGCAGCCAAAGCTCGTGGAAAGATATATGTGGATCTAGCATTCTGGGGTGGAGTGATTCCAGGAAATCag AAAGATATGCAGTCACTGGTGCAAGCTGGTGTAGTGGGATTCAAATGCTTCCTCTGTCCAAGTGGGGTGGATGAGTTTCCCCATGTGAATGAAAAAGACGTTCAAGAAGCCTTAGCTGAATTGAAGTCCACTAAATCCGTACTCGCG TTTCATGCTGAATATGAATCTGAGTGTACAACCCCAACAGGAGACCCATCGTGCTTCAGGACTTTTGTACAATCTCGTCCTCACGAGATGGAAGTAAGCGCCATTAAAATGATCTGCCAGTGGTGCAAAGCATCTAA TGTGAGATGTCATATTGTACATTTATCGACTGCTGAAGCTTTGGATTTGATAAAAGAGGCAAAACAATGTGGAGCACCATTAACGGCGGAAACGTGCCACCACTATCTGCTATTCTCTTCAGAAGAAGTGCCAAAGGGAGCCACTGAATTCAAATGTTGTCCTCCAATTCGAGATAAAATGAATCAA GATAAATTATGGAGAGGCCTACAAGATAGAGTGCTAGATATGGTCGTTTCGGATCATTCTCCTTGtgtggaagaattgaaaacgaAGGGAAACTTTCTCACCGCTTGGGGCGGCATTTCATCGCTGCAATTTG GTTTGTCGTTGTTGTGGACCGCTGCGAAGTCAAAAAATGTGAAACTAACACAAATATCGTCGTGGTTGAGTTCTGGGCCTGCTAGATTATGTGGACTAGATAATCGTAAAGGTTCCTTGTCTGTGGGCATGGATGCGGACGTCGTAGTTTGGGACCCGGAGAAAAAGTTCAAG GTTACGAGAGAGCAGATTTTATTTAAGAATAAG CTAACACCATATGAAAACAAAGTACTTTATGGGAAAGTTGAGGCAACAATACTTGGCGGTGAATACATTTACAGAGATAATCAATTGTGCGAGAAACCTATTG CTAAGAAAGCGATATCAGTATTGTTCGTTTACAAACCTTAA
- the LOC100878741 gene encoding allantoinase isoform X2 — protein MSFQKVRAFFSQKVVLPHNVQPAVLIVKNGKIEKIIENVDKHVMESILQNYPDIAIENFGSLVLMPGVVDSHVHVNEPGRTEWEGFVTATKAAAAGGVTTIADMPLNSIPPTTTVNNLRIKAAKARGKIYVDLAFWGGVIPGNQKDMQSLVQAGVVGFKCFLCPSGVDEFPHVNEKDVQEALAELKSTKSVLAFHAEYESECTTPTGDPSCFRTFVQSRPHEMEVSAIKMICQWCKASNVRCHIVHLSTAEALDLIKEAKQCGAPLTAETCHHYLLFSSEEVPKGATEFKCCPPIRDKMNQDKLWRGLQDRVLDMVVSDHSPCVEELKTKGNFLTAWGGISSLQFGLSLLWTAAKSKNVKLTQISSWLSSGPARLCGLDNRKGSLSVGMDADVVVWDPEKKFKVTREQILFKNKLTPYENKVLYGKVEATILGGEYIYRDNQLCEKPIGNLLLHEDFLN, from the exons ATGAGTTTCCAGAAGGTCCGTGCCTTCTTTTCTCAAAAAGTCGTGTTACCTCATAACGTGCAACCAGCTGTATTGATAgtaaaaaatggtaaaatagaaaaaattatagaaaacgTTGACAAGCATGTGATGGAATCTATATTACAA AATTATCCTGATATTGCAATAGAGAATTTTGGTTCACTAGTTCTTATGCCTGGAGTTGTAGATTCGCATGTACATGTGAATGAACCAGGGAGAACGGAATGGGAAGGATTCGTTACGGCTACGAAAGCAGCAGCTGCTGGAGGAGTTACAACAATTGCAGATATGCCCTT GAATTCTATACCACCAACTACTACAGTGAATAATCTCAGAATAAAAGCAGCCAAAGCTCGTGGAAAGATATATGTGGATCTAGCATTCTGGGGTGGAGTGATTCCAGGAAATCag AAAGATATGCAGTCACTGGTGCAAGCTGGTGTAGTGGGATTCAAATGCTTCCTCTGTCCAAGTGGGGTGGATGAGTTTCCCCATGTGAATGAAAAAGACGTTCAAGAAGCCTTAGCTGAATTGAAGTCCACTAAATCCGTACTCGCG TTTCATGCTGAATATGAATCTGAGTGTACAACCCCAACAGGAGACCCATCGTGCTTCAGGACTTTTGTACAATCTCGTCCTCACGAGATGGAAGTAAGCGCCATTAAAATGATCTGCCAGTGGTGCAAAGCATCTAA TGTGAGATGTCATATTGTACATTTATCGACTGCTGAAGCTTTGGATTTGATAAAAGAGGCAAAACAATGTGGAGCACCATTAACGGCGGAAACGTGCCACCACTATCTGCTATTCTCTTCAGAAGAAGTGCCAAAGGGAGCCACTGAATTCAAATGTTGTCCTCCAATTCGAGATAAAATGAATCAA GATAAATTATGGAGAGGCCTACAAGATAGAGTGCTAGATATGGTCGTTTCGGATCATTCTCCTTGtgtggaagaattgaaaacgaAGGGAAACTTTCTCACCGCTTGGGGCGGCATTTCATCGCTGCAATTTG GTTTGTCGTTGTTGTGGACCGCTGCGAAGTCAAAAAATGTGAAACTAACACAAATATCGTCGTGGTTGAGTTCTGGGCCTGCTAGATTATGTGGACTAGATAATCGTAAAGGTTCCTTGTCTGTGGGCATGGATGCGGACGTCGTAGTTTGGGACCCGGAGAAAAAGTTCAAG GTTACGAGAGAGCAGATTTTATTTAAGAATAAG CTAACACCATATGAAAACAAAGTACTTTATGGGAAAGTTGAGGCAACAATACTTGGCGGTGAATACATTTACAGAGATAATCAATTGTGCGAGAAACCTATTGGTAATTTGTTACTGCATGAAGATTTCCTGAACTGA
- the LOC100878741 gene encoding allantoinase, mitochondrial isoform X4, with amino-acid sequence MSFQKVRAFFSQKVVLPHNVQPAVLIVKNGKIEKIIENVDKHVMESILQNYPDIAIENFGSLVLMPGVVDSHVHVNEPGRTEWEGFVTATKAAAAGGVTTIADMPLNSIPPTTTVNNLRIKAAKARGKIYVDLAFWGGVIPGNQKDMQSLVQAGVVGFKCFLCPSGVDEFPHVNEKDVQEALAELKSTKSVLAFHAEYESECTTPTGDPSCFRTFVQSRPHEMEVSAIKMICQWCKASNVRCHIVHLSTAEALDLIKEAKQCGAPLTAETCHHYLLFSSEEVPKGATEFKCCPPIRDKMNQDKLWRGLQDRVLDMVVSDHSPCVEELKTKGNFLTAWGGISSLQFGRFVVVVDRCEVKKCETNTNIVVVEFWAC; translated from the exons ATGAGTTTCCAGAAGGTCCGTGCCTTCTTTTCTCAAAAAGTCGTGTTACCTCATAACGTGCAACCAGCTGTATTGATAgtaaaaaatggtaaaatagaaaaaattatagaaaacgTTGACAAGCATGTGATGGAATCTATATTACAA AATTATCCTGATATTGCAATAGAGAATTTTGGTTCACTAGTTCTTATGCCTGGAGTTGTAGATTCGCATGTACATGTGAATGAACCAGGGAGAACGGAATGGGAAGGATTCGTTACGGCTACGAAAGCAGCAGCTGCTGGAGGAGTTACAACAATTGCAGATATGCCCTT GAATTCTATACCACCAACTACTACAGTGAATAATCTCAGAATAAAAGCAGCCAAAGCTCGTGGAAAGATATATGTGGATCTAGCATTCTGGGGTGGAGTGATTCCAGGAAATCag AAAGATATGCAGTCACTGGTGCAAGCTGGTGTAGTGGGATTCAAATGCTTCCTCTGTCCAAGTGGGGTGGATGAGTTTCCCCATGTGAATGAAAAAGACGTTCAAGAAGCCTTAGCTGAATTGAAGTCCACTAAATCCGTACTCGCG TTTCATGCTGAATATGAATCTGAGTGTACAACCCCAACAGGAGACCCATCGTGCTTCAGGACTTTTGTACAATCTCGTCCTCACGAGATGGAAGTAAGCGCCATTAAAATGATCTGCCAGTGGTGCAAAGCATCTAA TGTGAGATGTCATATTGTACATTTATCGACTGCTGAAGCTTTGGATTTGATAAAAGAGGCAAAACAATGTGGAGCACCATTAACGGCGGAAACGTGCCACCACTATCTGCTATTCTCTTCAGAAGAAGTGCCAAAGGGAGCCACTGAATTCAAATGTTGTCCTCCAATTCGAGATAAAATGAATCAA GATAAATTATGGAGAGGCCTACAAGATAGAGTGCTAGATATGGTCGTTTCGGATCATTCTCCTTGtgtggaagaattgaaaacgaAGGGAAACTTTCTCACCGCTTGGGGCGGCATTTCATCGCTGCAATTTGGTCG GTTTGTCGTTGTTGTGGACCGCTGCGAAGTCAAAAAATGTGAAACTAACACAAATATCGTCGTGGTTGAGTTCTGGGCCTGCTAG